Proteins encoded together in one uncultured Desulfosarcina sp. window:
- a CDS encoding uridine kinase — protein sequence MPLVRDKDGKRLHVKSRLMGESLVSREFIDSLDVAPQQRLYPDVAVVKIGGQSICDRGVKALPGIVKEIVEVRKQQKLVITTGGGTRSRHIYTIGLEMGMPTGIIAKFGSMISEQNALMVATLLSPWGGIQMSHSDIVKLPTYFAEGIIPVMHGMPPYDYFAIKPKTGRIPIHRTDVGLVVLADLLGSKTILFIKDEDGLYTADPKKQPDAEFIPEIGARDLMERNLDDLVIERPCLEIIQNSEVIERVQVINGMVPGNITRAMNGEHVGTFIYRQ from the coding sequence ATGCCCCTGGTAAGAGACAAAGACGGTAAACGGTTGCACGTCAAAAGCCGCCTCATGGGCGAAAGCCTGGTGAGCCGCGAATTTATCGACAGCCTGGATGTTGCACCCCAGCAGCGCCTTTATCCGGATGTGGCCGTGGTGAAGATCGGCGGCCAGTCCATCTGTGACCGGGGCGTCAAAGCCCTGCCTGGTATTGTTAAAGAAATCGTCGAAGTCCGCAAGCAGCAAAAGCTGGTGATCACCACCGGCGGCGGCACCCGCAGCCGTCATATCTACACCATCGGCCTGGAAATGGGCATGCCCACTGGAATCATCGCCAAATTCGGCAGCATGATCTCCGAACAGAACGCGCTCATGGTCGCTACCCTGCTCTCCCCCTGGGGCGGTATCCAAATGTCCCATTCGGACATCGTCAAGCTGCCCACCTACTTCGCCGAAGGCATCATTCCGGTGATGCACGGCATGCCGCCCTACGACTATTTTGCCATCAAACCCAAGACCGGGCGCATTCCCATCCACCGCACCGATGTGGGACTTGTGGTTTTGGCCGACCTGCTCGGTTCAAAGACCATCCTGTTCATTAAAGATGAAGACGGCCTATATACTGCCGATCCAAAAAAACAGCCCGACGCCGAATTCATTCCCGAAATCGGGGCCAGGGATCTGATGGAGCGGAACCTGGACGATCTGGTCATCGAGCGGCCCTGCCTCGAAATCATCCAGAACAGCGAGGTCATCGAGCGGGTACAGGTCATCAACGGCATGGTGCCGGGCAACATAACCCGTGCAATGAACGGAGAGCACGTAGGCACCTTCATCTATCGCCAGTAA
- a CDS encoding DUF3786 domain-containing protein has product MSYINNPMEVYKLLNGSNCGECHEKTCLAFAVAVFKGKKPIHACPYLDKEVVDRYGGAIEKPNTIDENKAEAIEQLKQKISSIDLSEAAKRLGARFSDNQLTLKIFGKNFAVDTRGNLSSEVHINAYMAVPVLNHILNGSGKTPNGNWITFRELNGGPSRYAHFQQCCEKPLKQVADTYTDLFKDMLEIFDGKEIVSHIDSDVSIVLHPLPLFPIMVCYWKPEDGLESDLYVYFDSASDDNLDIESIYTLSEGLALMFKKIALRHGA; this is encoded by the coding sequence ATGTCATATATCAATAATCCCATGGAAGTCTACAAACTGTTGAACGGCTCCAACTGTGGAGAATGCCATGAAAAAACCTGCCTGGCATTTGCAGTGGCCGTGTTCAAGGGGAAAAAGCCGATCCATGCCTGTCCTTATCTGGATAAAGAAGTGGTTGACCGCTATGGGGGGGCAATCGAGAAACCCAATACCATCGATGAGAATAAGGCAGAAGCCATCGAACAGCTAAAACAAAAAATATCTTCGATCGATCTTTCCGAGGCCGCGAAACGTTTGGGAGCCCGGTTTTCTGACAATCAACTGACCCTGAAAATTTTTGGCAAGAATTTCGCTGTCGACACCCGGGGCAACCTATCATCTGAAGTCCATATCAATGCCTATATGGCCGTACCGGTATTGAACCATATCCTGAACGGATCGGGAAAAACGCCGAACGGGAATTGGATTACATTTCGGGAGTTGAATGGCGGGCCTTCCCGATATGCCCATTTTCAGCAGTGTTGCGAGAAACCTTTAAAACAGGTCGCCGATACCTATACGGATCTTTTTAAAGATATGCTGGAAATTTTCGATGGAAAGGAAATCGTCAGTCATATCGATTCGGATGTTTCAATTGTTTTGCATCCCTTGCCTCTTTTCCCCATCATGGTTTGCTACTGGAAGCCGGAAGACGGACTTGAGTCCGATCTTTACGTCTATTTCGATTCCGCCTCCGATGATAATCTTGACATCGAATCCATCTATACACTCAGCGAAGGTTTGGCTTTGATGTTTAAGAAGATCGCCTTGCGGCACGGAGCTTAA